In Sphingobacteriaceae bacterium, the following proteins share a genomic window:
- a CDS encoding aldolase: MSTIEISPQFEQVLNFVNRTDQIIFLTGKAGTGKTTLLKYIKQNTFKQISIVAPTGVAAINAGGSTIHSFFQFPFTPFLPALKESGEIDSTKNLPTLKYNSQRLAIFRSLELLVIDEISMVRADLLDQMDVTLRHTRKKWHLPFGGVQVLLIGDMYQLPPVVQQEEWKFLSEIYPTAYFFDSLVMRRNPPVYIELDKIYRQSEQTFIGLLNKVRNNNLDLESLDLLNSHYKANITKEDYRDNITLTTHNRKAEEINSRNLKELEGKEYSFRSKVDGIFSDRNFPADEVLVLKKGTRVMFLKNNSEKNYYNGKIGIVSYIDNEKIKVKCDEDHYEIEVGKETWSNVSYKVDKSTKHVNEEVLGTYTQYPLRLAWAITIHKSQGLTFDKLIIDAAESFSAGQVYVALSRCRSLSGLTLSSRISRTSLMNDNNILNFATTKQNNEQVNSIFSSSQRSFIKTVLVNLFDLSDQLQIRKDLGGVLQMYNARMNADGLNWSATFFSRIESINEVSNRFKFQLSNLIDNASSPETDETLQARLKQAAVYFEVELKKATDDLKNCSLNTESKEAATEANELLQLMFDGLFQKHALIKTLTGGFLFSDFVKNKLKLVFPDFKLNIYASSKNTKVSVDVKYPALYRELILKRDEICNDSHKPIYLVASNKTLIELTNYLPDTPDRLLRISGFGEAKVNAFGDEFLHIIKGYMNEHDLETNIAALNTSKEKKTKKNANDGEEKPKKVNTKEQTYLLYKQGISVEEIAKQRGVTTSTIQSHLVPYITTGEIIIDDLVSKEKQKLILKALEKFSYEEGLNPIKSNLPDTISFAEIRYVMAHRLKD, encoded by the coding sequence ATGAGCACCATAGAAATAAGTCCACAGTTTGAACAAGTATTAAATTTCGTGAATCGCACGGATCAGATCATTTTTTTAACTGGGAAAGCCGGTACAGGTAAAACAACTTTATTAAAGTATATCAAACAAAATACTTTTAAGCAAATCTCCATCGTAGCACCTACAGGTGTTGCCGCCATTAACGCCGGTGGATCTACCATTCATTCCTTTTTTCAATTTCCTTTCACTCCTTTTTTACCGGCCTTAAAAGAAAGTGGCGAAATTGATTCGACAAAAAACCTTCCTACTTTAAAATACAATTCGCAACGGCTGGCTATTTTCAGAAGTCTTGAATTGCTGGTTATTGACGAGATCAGTATGGTGCGCGCCGATCTGTTAGATCAGATGGATGTCACACTTAGGCATACCCGAAAAAAATGGCATCTGCCTTTTGGTGGCGTGCAGGTTCTGTTAATCGGCGACATGTACCAACTTCCCCCGGTTGTTCAGCAGGAAGAATGGAAATTCTTAAGCGAAATTTATCCCACCGCTTATTTTTTCGATAGCCTGGTCATGCGTAGAAATCCGCCGGTCTATATCGAGCTGGATAAAATTTACCGCCAGAGCGAACAAACTTTTATCGGACTTTTAAATAAAGTGCGTAATAATAATCTCGACCTGGAAAGTTTAGATCTACTTAACTCACATTACAAAGCCAACATTACCAAAGAAGACTACCGCGATAATATTACACTTACCACTCACAACCGAAAAGCGGAAGAAATAAATTCCCGAAATCTGAAAGAACTCGAAGGCAAAGAGTATAGCTTCCGTTCAAAAGTAGATGGCATCTTTTCCGATCGCAATTTTCCTGCCGACGAAGTGCTTGTTTTAAAAAAAGGAACCCGTGTAATGTTCCTTAAAAACAACAGCGAAAAAAATTATTACAACGGAAAAATAGGAATTGTTTCCTATATCGATAACGAGAAAATAAAAGTTAAGTGTGATGAAGATCACTACGAAATTGAAGTTGGAAAAGAAACCTGGTCCAACGTCTCATACAAAGTTGATAAATCAACCAAACATGTTAATGAAGAGGTTCTTGGAACCTATACACAATATCCCTTGCGGCTCGCCTGGGCAATAACAATTCATAAAAGCCAGGGCCTAACCTTTGATAAGTTAATTATTGATGCGGCAGAATCTTTTAGTGCAGGGCAAGTATACGTAGCTTTGAGCCGTTGCAGAAGTTTAAGCGGGCTAACCTTAAGTTCTCGCATAAGCAGAACAAGTTTGATGAACGATAATAACATTCTGAACTTTGCCACAACCAAGCAAAACAACGAACAGGTAAATTCTATTTTTTCTTCGTCACAACGTTCTTTCATTAAAACTGTTTTAGTCAATCTTTTTGATTTGTCTGATCAACTTCAGATACGTAAAGATCTTGGAGGCGTTCTTCAAATGTACAACGCTCGTATGAATGCCGATGGCCTTAACTGGTCAGCAACTTTTTTCTCAAGGATAGAATCAATTAACGAGGTTTCAAACAGATTTAAATTTCAACTTTCAAATCTTATTGATAACGCATCTAGTCCGGAAACAGACGAAACTTTACAAGCAAGATTAAAGCAAGCTGCAGTTTATTTTGAAGTGGAATTAAAAAAAGCTACTGATGATCTTAAGAACTGCAGTTTGAATACAGAAAGCAAAGAAGCAGCTACTGAAGCTAACGAACTTCTACAGCTTATGTTTGACGGGCTTTTTCAAAAGCATGCATTGATAAAAACATTAACAGGCGGATTTTTATTTTCAGATTTTGTAAAAAATAAATTGAAGCTGGTTTTCCCCGATTTTAAACTTAACATTTACGCCAGCTCAAAAAATACAAAAGTTTCGGTGGATGTTAAATACCCCGCTCTTTACCGTGAGCTGATATTGAAGCGTGATGAGATTTGTAACGATAGTCATAAACCCATTTACCTGGTAGCCAGCAATAAAACTTTAATCGAACTCACAAATTATCTACCCGATACGCCTGATCGTTTGCTGCGTATATCCGGTTTTGGTGAGGCTAAAGTAAATGCTTTTGGAGATGAGTTTCTTCATATCATTAAAGGTTACATGAATGAGCATGACCTCGAAACAAATATAGCGGCTCTTAATACCAGTAAGGAGAAGAAAACGAAAAAAAACGCAAACGATGGCGAGGAGAAACCAAAAAAAGTAAATACAAAAGAACAAACATACCTTCTTTACAAACAAGGTATAAGCGTAGAAGAAATAGCAAAACAGCGGGGTGTTACTACTAGTACAATTCAGTCTCACCTTGTTCCATACATCACTACTGGCGAAATTATTATTGATGACCTGGTAAGTAAAGAGAAACAAAAATTAATTTTAAAGGCCCTTGAAAAATTTAGCTATGAAGAGGGACTTAATCCAATAAAGAGTAACTTGCCCGATACTATTTCTTTTGCAGAGATCCGTTATGTGATGGCTCATCGTTTAAAAGACTAA
- a CDS encoding NifU family protein has protein sequence MNIQEIPYIIYAEETPNPSSIKFVANKLLLVSGASAEYLSPTETADAPIAQKLFQFPFVKRIFIQSNYITITKQDALEWEEIRDELRVFITDYLNKGNVIVNKLPEQKVAKDSSFKETVSINTQHTAPGNDVENKIIEVLEQYIRPAVEQDGGLITFKELKDGIVTVQMRGSCSGCPSSTMTLKAGIEALLKRLLPDDVKQVVSEAL, from the coding sequence ATGAATATTCAAGAGATCCCTTATATAATTTATGCGGAAGAGACACCAAACCCTTCCAGTATAAAATTTGTTGCCAATAAACTTCTGCTTGTTAGCGGAGCTTCAGCCGAATACCTGTCTCCAACCGAGACTGCTGATGCCCCTATTGCGCAAAAATTATTTCAGTTCCCTTTTGTAAAACGTATTTTCATCCAGTCAAATTATATCACCATTACAAAACAAGATGCACTGGAGTGGGAGGAGATTCGCGATGAATTACGCGTTTTTATTACAGACTATTTAAATAAAGGAAACGTTATAGTAAATAAACTTCCCGAACAAAAAGTAGCAAAAGATTCTTCATTTAAAGAAACTGTTTCCATCAACACTCAACACACTGCACCAGGCAACGATGTTGAAAATAAAATTATCGAGGTCCTCGAACAATATATCCGTCCAGCTGTAGAGCAGGATGGAGGGCTCATCACTTTCAAAGAATTAAAAGATGGCATTGTTACGGTTCAGATGCGCGGGAGTTGCAGCGGTTGCCCTAGTAGCACTATGACGTTAAAAGCCGGAATAGAAGCGCTTTTGAAAAGATTACTGCCCGACGATGTAAAACAAGTGGTTAGCGAGGCTCTTTAA
- a CDS encoding cytidine deaminase, with the protein MIAKPSFDEIYMELAEKLALRSHCVKAQVGAVLTKDTRIVSLGYNGPPAGTHNCDIEWPGVGCPRDSKGSCSLALHAEQNAILYATKNNVSMQDATLYVTLSPCIACARVIFTTGIKKVFYKHSYAKYKGIKNDEGVDFLRTFGVEVIEYK; encoded by the coding sequence ATGATCGCAAAACCATCCTTTGATGAAATTTACATGGAGCTGGCCGAAAAGCTGGCTCTTCGCTCACACTGCGTAAAAGCGCAGGTAGGGGCTGTGCTTACAAAGGATACACGTATCGTATCATTAGGTTATAACGGCCCGCCTGCCGGAACTCATAATTGTGATATTGAATGGCCGGGTGTAGGTTGCCCACGCGATAGTAAAGGCAGTTGCTCTCTGGCACTTCACGCCGAACAAAATGCTATTCTTTACGCGACAAAAAATAATGTCAGTATGCAGGACGCCACATTGTATGTCACACTCTCGCCTTGCATAGCCTGTGCCCGCGTGATTTTTACCACCGGCATAAAAAAAGTTTTTTACAAGCACAGTTACGCAAAATACAAAGGCATAAAAAATGATGAAGGTGTCGACTTTCTGCGCACTTTTGGTGTTGAAGTTATAGAATACAAATAG